A genomic segment from Lutibacter sp. A80 encodes:
- a CDS encoding phosphatase PAP2 family protein yields MKIKQTIIFSIIFSFLFLYNLNAQQNENFEKNETTWSLLKSDANLIFGGVKNAYTKPFKWKKDDWLTFGAIAAGTSLLYIYDEQTSEYFVNQEERAPQMLKEIGWYYGSPQNFFMISAGIYGYGLFSKNEKFRHTGVLIISSAVATGLIQTISKNAFGRARPSQNVGSREFKFMSKESGYHSFPSGHSILSFTASHAIAKQFDNLWVKGGIYAVGLIAPVSRLWAGAHWLTDVTLGMVLSVVIVDGVDNFLTSKKNNVKEKTISWNFRAGYKTIGLVGTF; encoded by the coding sequence ATGAAAATTAAACAAACAATAATTTTTAGCATCATATTTTCTTTCTTGTTTTTATATAATCTAAATGCACAACAAAATGAAAATTTTGAGAAAAATGAAACAACTTGGAGTCTATTAAAGTCTGATGCTAATTTGATTTTTGGTGGAGTAAAAAATGCATATACAAAACCATTTAAATGGAAAAAAGATGATTGGTTAACATTTGGAGCAATAGCAGCAGGAACTTCATTATTATATATTTACGATGAGCAAACTAGCGAATACTTTGTAAATCAAGAAGAGAGAGCACCTCAAATGTTGAAAGAAATAGGATGGTATTATGGAAGTCCACAAAATTTTTTTATGATTTCTGCGGGTATTTATGGCTATGGATTATTTTCTAAAAACGAAAAATTTAGACATACAGGTGTGTTAATAATTTCATCGGCTGTAGCTACAGGATTAATACAAACAATTAGTAAAAATGCTTTTGGTCGTGCTAGACCATCTCAAAATGTTGGTAGTAGAGAATTTAAATTTATGAGTAAAGAATCAGGGTATCATTCTTTTCCTTCGGGGCACTCAATTTTATCATTTACAGCTTCGCATGCAATTGCTAAACAATTTGATAATTTATGGGTTAAGGGTGGAATTTATGCAGTTGGTTTAATTGCTCCTGTTTCTAGACTTTGGGCTGGAGCGCATTGGTTAACAGATGTAACTTTAGGAATGGTTTTAAGTGTTGTTATAGTAGATGGAGTTGATAATTTTTTAACTTCAAAAAAGAACAATGTTAAAGAAAAAACAATTTCTTGGAATTTTAGAGCAGGTTATAAAACTATTGGACTTGTAGGAACTTTTTAA
- a CDS encoding IS3 family transposase, producing MLGVNRQVYYRSIKSRLHKQTVAQKVIVLVRDIRMLMPRLGGKKLYFLLKDKLSLLKVGRDKLFRILKANHMLIIPKRSYHITTDSHHRFRKHRNLVSSMDIEGPESVWVSDITYIGTRTNPSYLALITDAYSKKIVGYDVSKSLSMDGSLRALEMAINNRKYKESPLIHHSDRGLQYCSNEYQRLLENNEIKPSMTEKYDPYENAVAERINGILKQEFSVAQKIQDFKVKKKLVKNAIEIYNNIRPHLSNEMLTPIQMHAQKKIKPKQYKSKKLNNDVIIQL from the coding sequence TTGCTCGGGGTAAACAGACAGGTTTACTATAGATCCATAAAATCAAGACTTCATAAACAAACTGTAGCACAAAAAGTTATCGTTTTGGTTCGTGATATTCGGATGCTAATGCCAAGATTGGGTGGTAAGAAATTATACTTTCTGTTAAAGGATAAATTATCACTATTAAAAGTAGGAAGAGATAAATTGTTTAGAATACTAAAAGCTAACCATATGTTAATAATACCTAAAAGAAGCTACCACATAACTACAGACTCTCATCATAGATTTAGAAAGCACAGAAACCTTGTCAGCTCAATGGATATAGAAGGGCCTGAATCAGTTTGGGTGAGTGATATTACATATATCGGAACGAGAACCAACCCTTCGTATCTGGCATTAATCACAGATGCTTATTCTAAAAAGATTGTAGGATATGATGTGTCAAAATCTTTATCAATGGATGGTTCATTGAGGGCATTGGAAATGGCTATAAATAATAGAAAATACAAAGAAAGTCCATTAATACATCACTCTGATAGAGGGTTGCAATATTGCTCGAATGAATATCAAAGACTATTAGAAAACAATGAGATTAAGCCTAGTATGACTGAAAAATATGATCCATATGAAAATGCAGTTGCAGAGCGAATAAATGGAATTTTAAAACAGGAATTTAGTGTAGCACAGAAGATTCAAGATTTTAAAGTAAAGAAGAAACTGGTCAAAAATGCAATAGAAATATACAACAATATAAGACCTCATTTATCTAACGAAATGCTAACACCAATACAAATGCACGCACAAAAAAAAATTAAACCAAAACAATACAAATCAAAAAAGCTGAACAATGATGTCATTATTCAGCTTTAA
- the folE gene encoding GTP cyclohydrolase I FolE: MFEGKDIMIDKIIDEMGDDHVGSSAKTPLRADAFDISDAEKRTRIEASVRDILDTLGMDLEDDSIKGTPRRVAKAYVNELFSGLNPANKPKLSTFDNNYKYGEMLVEKNITVYSTCEHHLLPIVGRAHVAYISNGNVIGLSKMNRIVDYYAKRPQVQERLTMQIVQALQEAMGTEDVACVIDAKHLCVNSRGVRDIVSSTVTSEFGGKFKDKDIKREFIDYIKLDTDFKNVEV; this comes from the coding sequence ATGTTTGAAGGTAAAGACATAATGATAGATAAAATAATAGATGAAATGGGAGATGACCACGTTGGGTCGTCTGCTAAAACACCGTTAAGAGCTGATGCTTTTGATATTTCAGATGCTGAAAAAAGAACAAGAATTGAAGCTAGTGTTAGAGATATTTTAGATACTTTAGGAATGGATTTAGAGGATGATAGTATTAAAGGTACACCTCGAAGAGTTGCTAAAGCTTATGTAAATGAACTTTTTTCAGGATTAAATCCTGCAAATAAACCAAAATTATCTACATTCGATAATAATTATAAATATGGTGAAATGTTGGTAGAAAAAAACATAACTGTTTACTCTACTTGCGAACATCATTTGTTACCAATTGTAGGTAGAGCTCATGTAGCTTATATTTCAAATGGAAATGTAATTGGTTTATCGAAAATGAATAGAATTGTTGATTATTACGCTAAGAGACCACAAGTTCAAGAGCGTTTAACTATGCAAATTGTACAAGCTTTACAAGAAGCAATGGGAACAGAAGATGTTGCTTGTGTAATTGATGCTAAACATTTATGTGTAAATTCTAGAGGAGTTAGAGATATTGTAAGTAGTACCGTAACTTCAGAATTTGGCGGAAAATTTAAAGATAAAGATATTAAAAGAGAATTTATAGATTATATTAAATTGGATACAGATTTTAAAAATGTAGAAGTTTAA
- the hisS gene encoding histidine--tRNA ligase, which yields MAQKPSIPKGTRDFSPTEVAQRNYIFSTIKEVFEVYGFQPIETPSFENSSTLMGKYGDEGDRLIFKILNSGDYLNKVEDNLLVSKDSLKVTSKISEKALRYDLTVPFARYVVQHQNEIEFPFKRYQMQPVWRADRPQKGRFREFYQCDADVVGSKSLWQEVEFVQLYDAVFSKLKLVGTTIKLNNRKILAGIAEIIGAKDKLIDFTVALDKLDKIGEEGVTKEMLSKGISEKAIEKVEPLFNFVGTNQDKLNQLEALLADSEEGLQGVKDVRFIVNNIEELGLESANLELDVTLARGLNYYTGAIYEVSAPKGVKMGSIGGGGRYDDLTGIFGLKNMSGVGISFGLDRIYLVLEELNLFDVVELPKPKVLFINFGENEATFCTKALLLLRKNNIKSELYPDAAKMKKQMNYANRREIPYVVIVGSNEIENKNYTLKNMQTGDQQVCSLKELLEITL from the coding sequence ATGGCACAAAAACCAAGTATACCAAAAGGGACACGTGATTTTTCACCAACCGAAGTAGCACAGAGAAATTATATTTTTTCAACTATAAAAGAAGTTTTTGAAGTATATGGATTTCAGCCTATTGAAACTCCATCATTTGAAAACTCTTCAACATTAATGGGGAAATATGGAGACGAAGGAGATCGCTTGATTTTTAAGATTCTAAACTCTGGAGATTATTTAAATAAAGTTGAAGATAATTTATTAGTTTCTAAAGATAGTTTAAAAGTAACCTCAAAAATTTCAGAAAAAGCATTGCGTTACGACCTAACTGTGCCGTTTGCACGTTATGTTGTACAACATCAAAATGAAATTGAATTTCCTTTTAAACGTTATCAAATGCAACCAGTTTGGCGTGCAGATAGACCTCAAAAAGGACGTTTTAGAGAATTTTATCAATGCGATGCAGATGTTGTTGGTAGTAAAAGTTTGTGGCAAGAAGTTGAATTTGTGCAATTATATGATGCTGTTTTTAGTAAGTTAAAATTAGTTGGTACGACTATAAAACTCAACAATCGAAAAATATTAGCAGGTATTGCAGAAATTATTGGAGCAAAAGATAAATTAATAGATTTTACAGTTGCATTAGATAAGTTAGATAAAATAGGAGAAGAAGGGGTAACTAAAGAAATGTTAAGTAAAGGTATTTCTGAAAAAGCTATTGAAAAAGTAGAACCATTATTTAATTTTGTTGGAACTAATCAAGATAAATTAAATCAATTAGAAGCACTTTTAGCTGATTCTGAAGAAGGTTTACAAGGAGTAAAAGATGTACGTTTTATTGTTAACAATATTGAAGAATTAGGTTTAGAAAGTGCAAATTTAGAGTTAGATGTAACTTTAGCACGTGGATTAAACTATTATACCGGAGCAATTTACGAAGTTTCTGCTCCAAAAGGTGTAAAAATGGGTTCTATTGGAGGTGGAGGAAGATATGATGATTTAACAGGTATTTTTGGATTAAAAAATATGAGCGGTGTCGGTATATCTTTTGGATTGGATAGAATTTATTTGGTTTTAGAAGAATTAAATTTATTTGATGTTGTAGAATTGCCAAAACCAAAAGTGTTGTTTATAAATTTTGGAGAAAATGAAGCAACTTTTTGTACAAAGGCATTACTTTTATTAAGAAAAAATAATATAAAATCTGAATTGTATCCAGATGCAGCTAAAATGAAAAAACAAATGAACTATGCAAATAGGAGAGAAATTCCATATGTTGTAATTGTTGGTTCAAATGAAATAGAAAATAAAAATTATACATTAAAAAATATGCAAACAGGTGATCAGCAAGTATGTAGTTTAAAAGAATTACTTGAAATCACACTATAA
- a CDS encoding DUF4126 domain-containing protein, with protein MDFTPETIISILIGIGLAASVGFRIFVPLFALSLASFYNVIPLNESWQWVGSTTAIIILGIATIVEILAYLIPWLDNLLDTIAVPLAAIAGTAVMVATVSDLDPTITWALAIIAGGGTATAIKGSTGTTRLASTATTAGIANPVISTVETGTSIVMSVFAIFIPVLAIVFVILILWFLFKFFKLFKSKK; from the coding sequence ATGGATTTTACGCCAGAAACAATTATTAGTATTTTAATAGGAATTGGTCTAGCTGCTTCAGTTGGTTTTAGAATCTTTGTTCCTTTGTTTGCACTTAGTTTGGCTTCATTTTATAATGTTATTCCCTTAAATGAAAGTTGGCAATGGGTTGGTAGTACAACCGCAATAATAATTTTAGGTATTGCAACTATTGTCGAAATTTTAGCCTATTTAATTCCTTGGTTAGATAATTTGTTAGATACTATTGCTGTGCCACTTGCTGCAATTGCAGGTACGGCTGTAATGGTTGCAACAGTTAGTGATTTAGATCCAACAATTACTTGGGCACTTGCAATTATTGCAGGAGGCGGAACTGCTACGGCTATAAAAGGTTCTACAGGCACCACACGCTTGGCTTCAACGGCAACAACGGCAGGAATTGCAAATCCTGTAATTTCAACTGTAGAAACAGGAACATCGATTGTAATGTCTGTATTTGCAATTTTTATTCCAGTTCTTGCAATTGTTTTTGTGATACTTATTTTATGGTTTCTATTTAAATTTTTTAAACTCTTTAAATCAAAAAAATAA
- the kdsB gene encoding 3-deoxy-manno-octulosonate cytidylyltransferase, giving the protein MKIIAMIPARFEASRFPGKLMKNLAGKSVILRTYEATKQSNLFDEVYVVTDSEIIFNEITSNGGKAIKSIKEHESGSDRIAEAVENLDVDIVVNVQGDEPFTQTESLKNLLEVFKTDTKQQVDIASLKIKITDLEEINNPNNVKVVCDEAGFAMYFSRSPIPFARDASKAVYYKHIGIYAFRKKALLKFTQLPVNQLEAAEKLENLRFLANDMTVKMVETNKLAIGIDTPEDLEKANAVFKNN; this is encoded by the coding sequence ATGAAGATTATTGCAATGATACCTGCCCGTTTTGAGGCAAGTAGATTTCCAGGTAAATTAATGAAAAATTTAGCAGGAAAATCAGTTATTTTAAGAACTTATGAAGCCACAAAACAATCAAATTTATTTGATGAGGTTTATGTAGTTACTGATAGTGAAATTATTTTTAATGAAATAACTTCAAATGGTGGAAAAGCAATTAAAAGTATAAAAGAACACGAATCTGGAAGCGATAGAATAGCTGAAGCAGTTGAAAATTTAGATGTTGATATTGTTGTAAATGTACAAGGAGATGAACCTTTTACACAAACAGAATCGCTTAAAAATTTATTAGAAGTTTTTAAAACAGATACTAAGCAACAAGTTGATATTGCTTCTTTAAAAATAAAAATAACAGATTTAGAAGAAATAAATAATCCAAATAATGTAAAAGTAGTTTGTGATGAAGCTGGTTTTGCTATGTATTTTTCACGCAGTCCAATACCTTTTGCTAGAGATGCATCAAAAGCTGTATATTACAAACATATTGGTATTTATGCCTTTAGAAAAAAAGCGCTTTTAAAATTTACACAATTGCCAGTTAATCAGTTAGAAGCTGCTGAAAAATTAGAAAATCTTCGTTTTTTAGCAAATGACATGACGGTTAAAATGGTTGAAACAAATAAATTAGCTATTGGTATTGATACTCCAGAAGATTTAGAAAAGGCCAATGCAGTTTTTAAAAATAATTAA
- a CDS encoding YihY/virulence factor BrkB family protein, with product MTKPIEDSLQKIPIVNWLVKLGKKVIIPGLHGMSLYDVLEMYVIGILKGALTSRAGGIAFSFFMALFPFILFILTLIPYIPIEGFQDDFLVMIEQLLPPNTAETVHDVIEDIANNRYGGLLSFGFIASIFLMTNGVNAILGGFEYSYHVTEMRSIIRQYFISMIMAIVLSLILVATVAIILYFEIGINDLKVKGWVVDDVFWIEKGQFLFFVLLIFISVSLLYKYGTKEVKYMSFFTPGSILTTLLTIVMFKLFSIYVLKFATYNQLYGSIGTLLVLMLFVWLNAIILLLGFELNASISRLRRFHHIKK from the coding sequence ATGACAAAACCTATTGAAGATAGCTTGCAGAAAATACCAATAGTAAATTGGTTGGTTAAACTTGGGAAAAAGGTAATAATCCCAGGTTTGCATGGAATGTCTTTGTACGATGTACTTGAAATGTATGTTATTGGTATTTTAAAAGGAGCTTTAACATCTAGAGCTGGAGGAATTGCTTTTAGTTTTTTTATGGCCTTATTCCCATTTATTTTATTTATTCTAACCTTAATTCCTTACATTCCAATTGAAGGCTTTCAAGATGATTTTTTAGTAATGATTGAACAATTATTACCCCCAAATACCGCAGAAACTGTACATGATGTTATAGAAGATATTGCAAATAATAGATATGGTGGATTGCTTTCCTTTGGATTTATTGCTTCAATTTTTTTAATGACAAATGGTGTAAATGCAATTTTGGGTGGTTTTGAATATTCGTACCATGTAACAGAAATGAGAAGTATTATTCGTCAATATTTTATTTCAATGATTATGGCTATTGTTTTGTCATTAATTTTGGTTGCTACGGTAGCAATTATATTGTATTTTGAAATTGGAATTAACGATTTAAAAGTAAAAGGTTGGGTGGTAGATGATGTATTTTGGATAGAGAAAGGGCAGTTTTTATTTTTTGTATTACTTATTTTTATTTCCGTTTCTCTTTTATATAAATATGGTACAAAAGAAGTAAAATATATGTCGTTTTTTACACCAGGCTCTATACTAACCACATTATTAACAATTGTAATGTTTAAATTGTTTTCAATTTATGTTTTAAAATTTGCAACTTATAATCAATTATATGGGTCTATTGGAACGTTACTTGTTTTAATGCTTTTTGTGTGGTTAAATGCCATTATTTTATTGTTAGGTTTTGAATTGAATGCCAGTATAAGCCGGTTAAGAAGATTTCATCATATAAAAAAATAA
- the nadC gene encoding carboxylating nicotinate-nucleotide diphosphorylase produces MISKEQFEKELDIIISNAIREDIGDGDHSSLACIPKNATGKAKLLVKEDGIIAGVEMAKRIFKYVDAELKVETLINDGANVKYGDIVFYVEGSSQSILKSERLVLNVMQRMSAIAKKTNEFVKLLEGTKTKVLDTRKTTPGIRAIEKWAVKIGGGENHRFALYDMIMLKDNHIDFCGGVTKAIKKTQQYLLDNNLDLKIIVESRSLDEIKEILAVGGVYRILIDNFNYEDTKKAVELIGDQCQTESSGGINLETARKYAECGVDCISSGALTHSVHNMDLSLKAVE; encoded by the coding sequence ATGATAAGTAAAGAACAATTTGAAAAAGAGCTAGATATAATAATTTCTAACGCTATTAGAGAAGATATTGGAGATGGTGACCACAGCTCGTTGGCTTGCATTCCAAAAAATGCAACTGGTAAAGCTAAATTATTAGTTAAAGAAGATGGAATTATTGCTGGAGTTGAAATGGCAAAACGTATTTTTAAGTATGTTGATGCAGAATTAAAAGTTGAAACTTTAATAAATGATGGCGCAAATGTAAAATATGGCGACATTGTATTTTATGTTGAAGGAAGTTCTCAATCAATTTTAAAATCGGAACGTTTGGTGTTAAATGTAATGCAACGTATGAGTGCAATTGCTAAAAAAACAAACGAATTTGTAAAATTATTAGAAGGTACAAAAACAAAAGTTTTAGATACTAGAAAAACAACTCCTGGAATTAGAGCTATTGAAAAATGGGCTGTAAAAATTGGAGGAGGAGAGAACCATAGATTTGCATTGTATGATATGATTATGCTAAAAGATAATCATATAGATTTTTGTGGAGGTGTTACCAAAGCCATAAAAAAAACACAACAATATTTATTAGATAATAATTTAGATTTAAAAATTATTGTTGAATCTAGAAGTTTAGATGAAATTAAAGAAATATTAGCAGTTGGTGGTGTTTACCGCATTTTAATTGATAATTTTAATTACGAAGACACTAAAAAAGCAGTTGAGTTAATTGGAGATCAATGTCAAACAGAATCTTCTGGAGGTATTAATTTAGAAACAGCTAGAAAATATGCTGAATGTGGTGTAGATTGTATTTCTTCTGGAGCATTAACACATTCTGTTCATAATATGGATTTAAGTTTAAAAGCTGTAGAGTAA
- the rlmH gene encoding 23S rRNA (pseudouridine(1915)-N(3))-methyltransferase RlmH, whose protein sequence is MKIKLLAIGKTDDKNLQTLIETYQNRLKHYINFEIDIIPDLKKVKNLTETQQKNKEGELILKKLTATDTLILLDEKGKEFRSIEFSKFLQKKMNSGIKQLVLVIGGPYGFSEAVYKKSQGKISLSKMTFSHQMIRLFIVEQIYRAFTILKNEPYHHE, encoded by the coding sequence ATGAAAATTAAGTTATTAGCCATTGGTAAAACCGATGATAAAAATTTACAAACATTAATTGAAACCTACCAAAATAGGTTAAAACACTATATTAATTTTGAAATTGACATAATACCCGATTTAAAAAAAGTAAAAAACTTAACAGAAACACAACAAAAAAATAAAGAAGGTGAATTAATTTTAAAGAAATTAACTGCAACAGATACTTTAATTTTGTTAGATGAAAAAGGAAAAGAATTTCGTTCTATAGAATTTTCTAAGTTTCTTCAAAAAAAAATGAATTCTGGTATTAAACAATTAGTTTTAGTAATTGGTGGCCCTTACGGATTTTCTGAAGCTGTCTATAAAAAATCTCAAGGAAAAATTTCTTTATCTAAAATGACATTTTCTCACCAAATGATTCGGTTATTTATTGTAGAACAAATTTACCGAGCATTCACTATTTTAAAAAACGAACCTTACCACCATGAATAA
- a CDS encoding non-canonical purine NTP diphosphatase → MNKLKLVFATNNKNKLKEVQAMLTNFEIISLADINCFDDIPETADTLTGNAILKANYITEKYGLNCFADDTGLEVKALNNEPGVYSARYAGAENNSENNMRKLLNNLGDNTNRKAQFKTAIALNINKKQFIFEGICKGQILKQQQGTDGFGYDPIFMPDGYKKSFAEMTIKEKGAISHRGKAIQQLVDFLNNNF, encoded by the coding sequence ATGAATAAATTAAAACTTGTTTTTGCTACTAATAACAAAAATAAATTAAAAGAAGTTCAAGCAATGCTTACTAATTTTGAAATTATAAGTTTGGCTGATATTAATTGTTTTGATGATATTCCAGAAACAGCAGACACTTTAACTGGAAATGCTATATTAAAAGCCAATTATATTACTGAAAAATATGGTTTAAATTGTTTTGCTGATGATACTGGACTAGAAGTTAAGGCTTTAAATAATGAGCCAGGTGTATATTCTGCACGTTATGCGGGTGCAGAAAATAATTCAGAAAACAATATGCGTAAATTATTGAATAATCTAGGAGATAATACTAATAGAAAAGCGCAATTTAAAACTGCAATTGCTTTAAATATTAATAAAAAACAATTTATATTTGAAGGAATTTGCAAAGGACAAATTTTAAAACAACAACAAGGAACTGACGGTTTTGGCTACGATCCAATTTTTATGCCCGATGGCTATAAAAAATCTTTTGCAGAAATGACTATAAAAGAAAAAGGAGCAATTAGCCACAGAGGAAAAGCCATACAACAATTAGTAGATTTTTTAAATAACAATTTTTGA
- a CDS encoding iron ABC transporter permease, with amino-acid sequence MNPTKSYRKTFIILIITLAIIFLINLSLGSVYIPLKQLFLTLINGEVEKESWRSIILSYRLPKAITAIIVGSGLSISGLLMQTLFRNPLAGPFVLGISSGASLGVAILILGASFLGANITNYAFTNFGLAIAASLGAFLVLSAVMVAAQKVKNTMSILIIGLMFGSLTSAVISILAYFGSASQLQQYMFWSFGSLGNLSWKEIIVLCITFVIGISFVIFIIKPLNTLLLGENYAKSLGVNVKRTRNLVLIATSLLTGVITAFSGPIAFIGIAVPHLTKLLYTTSNHKTLIPAVAITGSIIMLICDSIAQLPTSEYTLPINAITSLFGAPIIIWLLVRKRKVYY; translated from the coding sequence ATTAACCCTACAAAATCATACAGAAAAACATTTATAATTCTAATTATTACATTAGCAATTATTTTTTTAATAAACCTAAGTTTAGGTTCTGTTTATATTCCTTTAAAACAGCTATTTTTAACATTAATTAATGGCGAAGTTGAAAAAGAATCTTGGCGTTCTATTATTTTAAGTTACCGTTTACCAAAAGCAATTACAGCAATTATAGTAGGCTCTGGATTATCTATTAGTGGTTTACTAATGCAAACCTTATTTAGAAACCCTTTAGCGGGTCCGTTTGTTTTAGGAATAAGTTCTGGAGCTAGTTTAGGGGTTGCAATATTAATTTTAGGAGCATCATTCTTAGGCGCAAATATTACCAATTATGCATTTACAAATTTTGGCTTAGCAATTGCTGCTAGTTTAGGGGCTTTTTTAGTACTTTCTGCAGTAATGGTAGCTGCTCAAAAAGTAAAAAACACAATGTCTATATTAATAATTGGATTAATGTTTGGTAGCCTTACATCTGCTGTAATTAGTATTTTAGCTTATTTTGGTAGTGCTAGTCAATTACAACAATATATGTTTTGGAGCTTTGGAAGCCTTGGAAATTTAAGCTGGAAAGAAATAATTGTTTTATGTATTACTTTTGTAATTGGAATTTCTTTTGTAATTTTTATAATTAAACCTTTAAACACACTACTTTTAGGTGAAAATTATGCTAAAAGCTTAGGAGTAAATGTAAAAAGAACACGCAATTTAGTGTTAATTGCAACCAGTTTACTTACTGGTGTTATTACTGCATTTTCTGGACCAATTGCCTTTATTGGCATTGCTGTTCCTCATTTAACTAAACTACTTTACACCACTTCAAACCATAAAACGTTAATTCCTGCGGTAGCCATAACTGGATCTATAATTATGCTAATTTGTGATAGTATTGCACAATTACCAACAAGTGAATATACATTACCTATAAATGCAATTACATCGTTATTTGGAGCCCCAATAATTATTTGGTTATTGGTTAGAAAAAGAAAAGTTTATTATTAA
- a CDS encoding ABC transporter ATP-binding protein: MKQTEKHIIKTENLSIGYTSKKQVSVIATDLNIDLKAGNLVCLLGKNGIGKSTLLRTLTKVQPTLDGSIIIDNKNLDSLTNIELSKIMSLVLTERLPDSSLTVFELVALGRQPFTNWIGYLTNNDLEIINTAFEKTNTSHLMNSKCYELSDGQLQKILIARALTQDTPIIVLDEPTAHLDLHHTVNTFSLLKNLASEFNKTIIVSTHEANLALQLADELWLMSSSKFVSGKTDILINNNELDLLFDSRLISFNKDLKQFSISTE, translated from the coding sequence ATGAAACAAACCGAAAAACATATAATTAAAACAGAAAACTTAAGTATTGGATATACTTCAAAAAAACAAGTTTCTGTAATTGCAACAGATTTAAATATTGATTTAAAAGCTGGTAATTTGGTATGTTTATTAGGTAAAAATGGAATTGGAAAATCTACATTACTAAGAACACTCACAAAAGTTCAACCTACTTTAGATGGCTCTATTATAATTGATAATAAAAACTTAGACAGTTTAACAAATATAGAATTGTCTAAAATAATGAGCTTAGTTCTTACCGAACGTTTACCCGATAGTAGCTTAACTGTTTTTGAATTGGTTGCATTAGGAAGACAACCTTTTACAAATTGGATTGGTTACTTAACTAACAATGATTTAGAAATTATTAATACGGCTTTTGAAAAAACAAACACCAGTCATTTAATGAATTCTAAATGTTACGAATTAAGTGATGGCCAATTACAAAAAATATTAATAGCTAGAGCATTAACTCAAGATACTCCAATAATTGTTTTAGATGAACCAACTGCGCATTTAGATTTACACCATACTGTAAATACATTTTCTTTGCTAAAAAATTTGGCTTCAGAATTTAATAAAACAATAATAGTTTCAACACACGAAGCAAATTTAGCCTTACAATTAGCTGATGAATTATGGTTAATGTCTTCTTCTAAATTTGTTAGTGGTAAAACAGATATACTTATAAACAACAACGAACTAGACCTACTTTTTGACTCTCGCTTAATTAGTTTCAATAAAGATTTAAAACAATTTTCTATATCAACTGAATAA